GCGCGCAATCCTCGCGCCATTCGTGATCGGGCGATCCGGGCTCCATCGGCGGCTCCATCTCTGACACCCTTGAGCATGTCCCGAGCGATTTCTGGTCGATCTGATGAGTCCACCAGACCGGAAAGCGCTCTGGAGCCTATCCCGTTCAGATCGGAAAGCGCTCCGGGGGGTGGTTACCTGAGGGTGTCTATGTCCCCAACGGGTGCCTTCTAGAACCGAACCGGCGACATGGCTACACCCTGATGAAACACATCAAGGGAGGACGACATGTCGAACAAGGCCCTGGTCGTGGGCGCCAGCGGGATCATCGGCGGCGCCACGGCGGAAATCCTGACCGAAGCCGGCTGGCCGGTCTACGGCCTGGCGCGCCGGCCGGCCGCGCAGGCGGGCGTGACCGCGATCGCCGGCAACCTGCTCGACCCGGCGACGCTCGGCGACGCGCTTTCCGGCATCGCGCCGACCCACGTCTTCATCGCGACGTGGCTGCGGCAGGCGACGGAGGCGGAGAACATCCGCGTCAACGCCGCGATGGTGCGCAACCTGCTCGACGCGCTGCGGCCCGCCGGAACGGTGCGCCACGTCGCGCTCGTCACCGGCCTCAAGCACTATCTCGGACCGTTCGAGGCCTACGGCAAGGGCAGGCTGCCGCAGACCCCGTTCCGCGAGGACCAGGGCCGGCTCGACATCGACAATTTCTATTATGCCCAGGAGGACGAGGTGTTCCGGGCCGCCGCGAGCGACGGCTTCACCTGGAGCATCCACCGGCCGCATACCGTGATCGGCAAGGCGGTCGGCAACGCCATGAACATGGGCACGACGCTCGCGGTCCACGCCTCGATCTGCAAGGCCACCGGCCGGCCGTTCCGGTTTCCCGGCGTGGAGGCGCAGTGGAACGGCCTCACCGACATGACGGACGCGCGCCAGCTCGGCCGCCACATGCTGTGGGCGGCCACGACGCCCGCCGCCGCCAACGAGGCGTTCAACGTCGTCAACGGCGACATCTTCCGCTGGAGCTGGATGTGGGGCCGGATCGCGGAGTGGTTCGGCATCGAGGCCGAGCCGTTCGACGGCATCGTGCGGCCGCTCGACGAGCAGATGAAGGACGACGCCGCGATCTGGCGCGACCTCGCCGCCCGCCACGGCCTCGCCGAGCCGGACCTTGGCCGCCTCGCCTCGCCCTGGCACACCGATGCCGACCTCGGCCGGCCGATCGAGGTCGTCACCGACATGTCGAAGAGCCGGCGGCTTGGCTTCAGCCATTACCAGCCGACGGACGACGCCTTCTTCGCGCTGTTCGAGCGGCTGCGGGCGGACCGGCTGATCCCCTGATATGCTCAAGCTTTTGAAGCTGGAGCGATTTCTTGTCGATCTGATGAGTCCATCAGATCGGAAAGCGCTTAGAGCATATCCCGTTCAGATCGAAGGATCTGAACGAAAAGGATATGCTCAAGCTTTTGAAGCTGGAGCGATTTCTTGTCGATCTGATGAGTCCATCAGATCGGAAAGCGCTCTAGCGGCGGGGTCATCCGCAACGAAAAACGGCCCGGCGCGTGGGTGCGCCGGGCCGTTCATTCCGTCTGGGGCGTGCCCCGTGCGGCGGAGCGATGCCCGCCCGCGTCTGTCACGCCGCCTGCTGCTTGGCCTCGATCAGCTTGCGGTTGATCAGCACTTCGGCGATCTGCACGGCGTTGAGCGCAGCGCCCTTGCGCAGATTGTCGGAGACGATCCACATCGCGAGGCCGTTGTCGACGGTCGGGTCCTCGCGGATGCGGCTGATATAGGTCGCGTCCTCGCCGGTCGCCTCGTAGGGCGTGACGTAGCCGCCCGGCTCGCGCTTGTCGACGACGAGGCAGCCCGGCGCCTCGCGCAGGATCTCGCGGGCCTCGTCGGCCGAAAGCGGGCTTTCGAGCTCGAGCGACACCGCCTCGGAATGCGACACGAACACCGGCACGCGGACGCAGGTGGCCGTGAGCTTGATCTTCGGATCGAGGATCTTCTTGGTCTCGACGGTCATCTTCCACTCTTCCTTGGTGAAGCCGTCGTCCATGAAGACATCGATGTGCGGGATCACGTTGAAGGCGATCCGCTTCGGGAACTTCTTGGTCTCCACCGGGTCGGAGACGAACACCGCCCGGGTCTGCTCGAACAGCTCGTCCATCGCCTCCTTGCCGGCGCCGGAGACCGACTGGTAGGTCGACACCACCACGCGGCGGATGCGCGCCCGGTCGTGGATCGGCTTCAGCGCGACCACGAGCTGGGCGGTCGAGCAGTTCGGGTTGGCGATGATGCCCTTCTTGCGGAAGCCGACGATGGCGTCCGCGTTGACCTCCGGCACGATCAGCGGGACGTCGGGGTCCATGCGCCAGGTCGAGGAATTATCGATCACGACGGCGCCGGCCGCGGCGATCTTCGGCGACCATTCCTTGGACACCGCGCCGCCTGCCGACATCAGGCAGATGTCGACCTTGGAGAAGTCGACGTTCTCGATCGCCTTCACCTTGAGCGTGCGGTCGCCGAACGAAACCTCGGTGCCCTGGCTGCGGCGCGAGGCGACCGCGATCACCTCGTCGGCCGGGAAGCCGCGCTCTTCCAGGATGTCCAGCATCTCGCGGCCCACATTGCCGGTGGCGCCGACGACTGCAACCGAATAGCCCATTGGATCAGTCTCCTTGAAATCCCTCTCCCGCCGGCCGCATCCCGCGTCGTCCAGACGCCGCGAGCGACCATCCTCCCCCCTCGTGCCCCGGGGGAGAGCCGGTCGGAGCGCGGGGAGGCATCAAGCCGTCGTCGTCTTGAGCGTTTTGGTGCCGGACGTTTTGAGAGCGGCGCCGCGCGTCGCGGCGATCGGGCGAACCACGGAGATGCGCGCACGCGCCATGTCGCGGCCGTGCCGGGGGGCACGGGCGAAAAGGCGGGCGATGTCGAAGCTGTCCTGACGGACCATGACCATGCGCATCCTGCGGGCGACGCAGGTTCTCTGACCGAAATGCGTGGCCTCGTCAACCGTGCGGACGCGGTTGAAGGCGGTCCGCCGCGGTTTTCATGGGAACGGCGGCCGCGGAAGCCCGCCCGGACCACCCGGCGCACCGCCGGCTCTCTTGCGAAGCGCCGTGCGATCCCCGAAGAAAGAGGCAGGAAGCGGCGGCCCGGCGCGCCGCCGCCCGCCCGAGCGTACCGCCGCCGAACGGATCCCCATGCAGGCCGTCCAATATCTCCGCCCGACGCTCTACATCACGTGCTTCTTCACCCTGGTGATGGCGGCGGCGATGCTGATCCCGGCGGCCGTCGATCTCTATGACCGGCATTTGGACTGGCAGGTGTTCGTGGCCTCGGCGGCCGTGGTCGCAGGCCTTTCGATCCTCGGCATCGTCGCCACCCGCCACCCGATGCCCCGTTTCACCGTGCGGTTCGGCTTCCTGATGACGACGGTGCTGTGGGTGGTGACGGCCATCGTCTGCGCGCTGCCGTTCTATTTCTCCGAGGTGAGGATCACCTTCGCCGAGGCCGTGTTCGAATCGATGTCGGGGCTGACGACGACCGGCTCCACCATCCTCGTGGGCCTCGACAGGCTGCCGCGCGGCATCCTGCTGTGGCGGGCGATGCTGCAGGGCATCGGCGGCATCGGCATCATCGCCATCGGCCTGTTCCTGTTCCCGTTCCTGCGCATCGGCGGCATGCAGCTGTTCCGCACCGAATCGTCCGACCGCTCCGACAAGATCATGC
The window above is part of the Pseudoxanthobacter soli DSM 19599 genome. Proteins encoded here:
- a CDS encoding aspartate-semialdehyde dehydrogenase; this translates as MGYSVAVVGATGNVGREMLDILEERGFPADEVIAVASRRSQGTEVSFGDRTLKVKAIENVDFSKVDICLMSAGGAVSKEWSPKIAAAGAVVIDNSSTWRMDPDVPLIVPEVNADAIVGFRKKGIIANPNCSTAQLVVALKPIHDRARIRRVVVSTYQSVSGAGKEAMDELFEQTRAVFVSDPVETKKFPKRIAFNVIPHIDVFMDDGFTKEEWKMTVETKKILDPKIKLTATCVRVPVFVSHSEAVSLELESPLSADEAREILREAPGCLVVDKREPGGYVTPYEATGEDATYISRIREDPTVDNGLAMWIVSDNLRKGAALNAVQIAEVLINRKLIEAKQQAA
- a CDS encoding SDR family oxidoreductase; the protein is MSNKALVVGASGIIGGATAEILTEAGWPVYGLARRPAAQAGVTAIAGNLLDPATLGDALSGIAPTHVFIATWLRQATEAENIRVNAAMVRNLLDALRPAGTVRHVALVTGLKHYLGPFEAYGKGRLPQTPFREDQGRLDIDNFYYAQEDEVFRAAASDGFTWSIHRPHTVIGKAVGNAMNMGTTLAVHASICKATGRPFRFPGVEAQWNGLTDMTDARQLGRHMLWAATTPAAANEAFNVVNGDIFRWSWMWGRIAEWFGIEAEPFDGIVRPLDEQMKDDAAIWRDLAARHGLAEPDLGRLASPWHTDADLGRPIEVVTDMSKSRRLGFSHYQPTDDAFFALFERLRADRLIP